In Flavobacterium sp. WV_118_3, one DNA window encodes the following:
- a CDS encoding DUF2268 domain-containing putative Zn-dependent protease (predicted Zn-dependent protease with a strongly conserved HExxH motif), with the protein MKKNVIICLGLLSLSVSYGQKLKTEIISSDIDHFWEAYDAIVATPDSVRQYELLQKLYFDSGTEGLEAIRQRRRYTAKEYIDAIKKYPDFWKTIRKNTLSVKKVSPEIQKNISRLKKAYPELQPAPIYFTVGVFRTNGTISNGKVLIGSEMALSDRNVNTDALPNYLHSYYKNLNPIDDIGLLCTHEYVHTQQKEMVDDLLYYCLYEGVAEFISTKVTGKPSYTPAIAFGKKNEARVKALFERDMQHIETTYNWLWGTNQNELKERDLGYYIGYAICEKYYDQAKDKKQAIKTLIELDYTNSEQIDALVNSTGFFSGTLAQLKADYDKIRPTVIDMKPSVVVGENGLVPSGPLTITLTFSEEMDKNFRGFDFGPLGENNVLRISKVIGFSDDGRSFRFETELQPGHHYQSTATVNFRNKAGIRLKPFLIDLTTAK; encoded by the coding sequence ATGAAAAAGAACGTTATTATTTGTTTGGGTTTGCTATCGTTATCCGTATCATACGGACAAAAACTAAAAACGGAAATCATTTCGTCTGATATTGATCATTTCTGGGAAGCCTATGATGCGATTGTCGCAACACCCGATAGTGTGCGTCAGTATGAATTGTTGCAAAAGTTGTATTTCGACAGCGGTACCGAAGGACTCGAAGCGATACGACAACGCAGACGTTATACGGCAAAAGAGTATATCGACGCTATTAAAAAGTATCCGGATTTCTGGAAAACGATCCGAAAAAATACACTTTCGGTCAAAAAGGTAAGTCCGGAAATCCAAAAAAATATTAGCAGATTAAAAAAGGCTTATCCGGAATTACAACCAGCTCCGATTTATTTTACGGTAGGTGTTTTCCGTACGAATGGAACCATTTCAAATGGAAAAGTCTTAATTGGTAGTGAAATGGCGTTGTCAGATCGGAATGTAAACACCGATGCGCTTCCAAACTATTTGCATTCGTATTATAAAAACCTGAATCCAATCGATGATATCGGATTGTTATGTACGCACGAATATGTGCATACGCAGCAAAAAGAGATGGTCGACGATCTATTGTACTATTGTTTGTATGAAGGTGTGGCGGAGTTTATTTCGACTAAAGTTACCGGGAAACCGTCTTATACGCCAGCGATAGCGTTCGGAAAAAAGAATGAAGCGCGGGTAAAAGCGTTATTTGAAAGAGACATGCAACATATCGAAACGACCTACAACTGGCTTTGGGGAACCAATCAGAATGAATTAAAAGAAAGGGATTTGGGCTATTATATCGGTTATGCGATTTGTGAAAAATATTACGATCAGGCAAAAGATAAAAAACAGGCGATCAAAACCCTGATCGAACTGGACTATACTAATTCGGAACAGATCGATGCTTTGGTCAACAGTACCGGTTTCTTTTCCGGAACACTCGCACAGCTTAAAGCGGATTATGACAAAATAAGACCGACGGTAATCGACATGAAGCCTTCGGTGGTTGTTGGAGAAAATGGGTTAGTACCATCCGGCCCGCTAACGATAACGTTGACGTTTTCGGAGGAAATGGATAAAAATTTCCGGGGATTCGACTTCGGTCCGCTTGGCGAAAATAATGTATTGCGGATTTCAAAAGTAATCGGTTTTTCGGACGATGGACGTTCGTTTCGTTTTGAAACCGAATTACAACCGGGACATCACTACCAGTCCACAGCTACAGTTAATTTTAGAAATAAAGCCGGAATCCGTTTAAAACCATTTTTGATTGATCTGACAACAGCAAAATAA
- a CDS encoding YciI family protein has protein sequence MKEFLMLIRESTNYGSFTAEEMQEDIEKHMQWVEELIQKGHFKEGNPLDAEGVCIRGKDRMVTDGPYIETKECISGFYFLLANSLEEARDIAKGCPSLELGAMVEVRPIMATDDAFGG, from the coding sequence ATGAAAGAATTTTTAATGCTGATCCGTGAAAGCACAAATTACGGCAGTTTTACCGCAGAGGAAATGCAGGAGGACATCGAAAAACACATGCAATGGGTTGAAGAATTGATCCAAAAAGGTCACTTTAAAGAAGGCAATCCGTTGGATGCGGAAGGGGTTTGTATTCGTGGAAAAGACCGTATGGTAACCGACGGGCCCTATATCGAAACGAAAGAGTGCATCAGCGGTTTTTATTTTTTGCTGGCCAATTCGCTCGAAGAAGCCCGCGATATAGCAAAAGGTTGTCCGTCGCTGGAATTGGGAGCGATGGTGGAAGTCCGACCGATTATGGCTACCGACGATGCATTCGGAGGATAA
- a CDS encoding sigma-70 family RNA polymerase sigma factor has translation MHSEDKQALNHLTAHLFRENAGKMTAVLVRLYGIDNLDTITDAIQDTFESALLKWRYSGVPENPSAWLIKVARNKIINVLKRNARSVTVLPSDRTNNTEPEVVFSENEITDSQLRLLLACCRLDLTSQKKMMLTLNVLCGFGVREIANALLLSDEAVKKALYRSKSELKNKKQQFENPEKEDIRKYSVMLHTFVYLLFNEGYKTTSDAAGINIDLCYEAIRLAKLIREQDTSNPEINGLLALLFFTIARFPARITTTGEWLTLAEQDRSLWNPTFIAEGFYYLDQAKPKQQLNTYYLEALIASLHCTASSFDHTDWSAIVYLYEQLERLQPESILIRLNRIVAEMHIHITSEQFEAIDQIETAFGKENRFVWLTTKAYAYERLGDLIVARYWYNEALPFAKTTMDRAFILKKTA, from the coding sequence ATGCATTCGGAGGATAAACAAGCGCTAAACCATTTAACGGCGCATCTTTTCCGCGAAAATGCGGGAAAGATGACGGCCGTTTTGGTGCGGCTTTACGGCATCGATAATCTGGATACGATTACCGATGCCATACAAGATACTTTTGAATCGGCTCTTCTAAAATGGCGGTATTCGGGCGTACCCGAAAATCCTTCCGCTTGGTTGATCAAAGTTGCCCGGAATAAAATCATTAATGTTTTAAAACGGAATGCCAGGAGTGTAACGGTTCTGCCATCGGATCGGACAAACAATACCGAACCGGAAGTTGTCTTTTCGGAAAATGAAATCACCGACAGTCAGTTACGACTTTTATTAGCGTGTTGCCGACTGGACTTGACGTCACAAAAAAAAATGATGCTTACACTGAATGTCCTCTGCGGATTTGGTGTCCGCGAAATTGCCAATGCCTTATTACTGTCGGATGAGGCGGTTAAAAAAGCCTTGTACCGTTCCAAATCGGAACTCAAAAACAAAAAGCAACAGTTTGAAAATCCGGAAAAAGAAGACATTCGGAAATATAGTGTGATGTTGCATACGTTCGTATACCTGTTGTTTAATGAAGGATACAAAACGACAAGTGATGCTGCCGGAATCAATATCGATTTGTGTTATGAGGCAATCCGACTGGCGAAACTCATCCGGGAACAGGACACTTCCAATCCGGAAATAAACGGATTGCTGGCCTTATTGTTTTTTACGATTGCCCGTTTTCCGGCGCGTATTACCACTACCGGCGAATGGCTCACATTGGCCGAACAGGACAGAAGCCTCTGGAATCCGACTTTTATTGCCGAAGGATTTTATTACCTGGATCAGGCAAAACCCAAACAGCAACTCAATACCTATTATCTCGAAGCCTTAATAGCCTCGTTACATTGTACGGCCTCCAGTTTTGATCATACTGATTGGTCTGCAATTGTGTATTTGTATGAGCAATTGGAGCGCTTGCAGCCGGAATCCATTTTGATCCGGCTAAACCGGATTGTAGCCGAAATGCATATTCACATTACGTCGGAGCAATTCGAAGCGATCGATCAGATCGAAACAGCATTCGGTAAGGAAAATCGGTTTGTATGGCTCACAACCAAGGCGTATGCCTATGAAAGACTTGGTGATTTGATTGTGGCCCGATATTGGTATAACGAGGCCTTACCGTTTGCAAAAACAACAATGGATCGTGCTTTTATACTGAAAAAGACGGCTTAA
- a CDS encoding TetR/AcrR family transcriptional regulator: MSKATLTRMAILKKSFELIYRKGYQSTSIDDIIATTQVTKGAFYYHFKNKDEMALALINDYMRPNMHQVMLRPLEKAEKPLETFYDMMWNLLHDTDFFDVRYGCPAINLIEEMAPLHEKFREALSVLMTDWKLAIADCIRYEQQQKNISPDIDPQQIALFLISGYGGIRNIGKLEGTESYESYLTALQKYLQFLKPSFSV; encoded by the coding sequence ATGTCAAAAGCAACCCTTACCCGAATGGCTATACTCAAAAAATCTTTCGAACTGATCTACCGAAAAGGTTATCAGTCGACTAGTATCGACGATATCATCGCGACCACACAGGTTACCAAGGGCGCTTTTTATTACCATTTTAAAAATAAGGACGAAATGGCTTTGGCGTTGATCAACGATTATATGCGTCCGAATATGCATCAGGTAATGCTTCGTCCGTTGGAAAAAGCCGAAAAACCTTTGGAAACCTTTTACGATATGATGTGGAATTTATTACACGATACCGATTTTTTTGATGTACGCTACGGTTGTCCGGCGATTAACCTGATTGAAGAAATGGCACCGCTACACGAAAAATTCCGGGAAGCGCTTTCCGTTTTGATGACGGACTGGAAATTGGCCATTGCCGACTGTATTCGATACGAACAACAGCAAAAAAACATTAGTCCGGATATCGATCCGCAGCAAATTGCGTTGTTTTTGATTTCCGGTTATGGCGGTATTCGTAATATCGGAAAACTGGAAGGTACCGAAAGCTACGAAAGCTATCTGACCGCATTGCAAAAGTATCTTCAATTTCTTAAGCCGTCTTTTTCAGTATAA
- a CDS encoding YegP family protein produces MGTFVITRRTNNEFQFNLRASNGETILTSEGYTAKAGCLNGIKSVRENSQLDARYARETAKDGRLYFNLKAGNGEIIGTSQMYQSESARETGITSVKNNAPGATVEDLS; encoded by the coding sequence ATGGGAACATTTGTAATTACAAGAAGAACAAACAATGAGTTTCAGTTTAATCTGAGAGCTTCAAATGGCGAGACCATCCTTACCAGCGAAGGTTATACTGCCAAAGCAGGTTGTTTGAATGGGATCAAATCGGTACGCGAAAACTCACAATTGGATGCCCGTTATGCAAGAGAAACGGCGAAAGACGGGAGGCTGTATTTTAACCTGAAAGCGGGTAATGGTGAAATTATCGGAACCAGTCAAATGTATCAATCCGAATCGGCTCGTGAAACCGGAATTACTTCGGTAAAAAATAATGCACCGGGCGCTACGGTAGAAGATTTGTCCTAG
- a CDS encoding sigma-70 family RNA polymerase sigma factor: MSANLIIRLREDDESCFREIYDLYAFKVYCFVKKYTKQSADAEDVTQNVFIHLWNYRNKLNPEVALESVLFKSSKQEISKWCQKQNRILTTEEKQIISEMDITYGSDEVLDSRFEQIELLLRQIPEKRRKIFTLHKFEEHSYKEIASEMNMTPGAVANQISKTLQ, translated from the coding sequence ATGAGTGCTAATTTGATTATAAGGTTACGCGAAGATGACGAATCTTGTTTCCGGGAAATTTATGATCTGTATGCCTTTAAAGTGTATTGTTTTGTAAAGAAATATACCAAACAGTCTGCCGATGCCGAAGATGTGACTCAAAATGTCTTTATCCACTTGTGGAATTACCGAAACAAACTCAATCCGGAAGTAGCCTTGGAATCGGTATTGTTTAAAAGCTCCAAACAGGAAATTTCCAAATGGTGCCAAAAACAGAATCGGATTTTGACAACCGAGGAAAAACAGATCATTTCCGAAATGGATATTACCTACGGATCGGATGAGGTACTCGATTCCCGATTTGAACAGATCGAACTGTTGTTACGTCAGATTCCCGAAAAAAGACGTAAAATATTTACCCTACACAAATTCGAAGAGCACAGCTATAAAGAGATCGCTTCCGAAATGAACATGACACCCGGTGCCGTGGCCAACCAGATTTCCAAAACACTCCAATAG
- a CDS encoding outer membrane beta-barrel protein encodes MGYTYSNLNANLSNLVESKYSVGYGFGASLTGEYAIRKPVFLKTAVSFLQKNYTFRRTGRRLGWYTKYYNDFLSIPFLVGVTVLSSADKSQGVWLKIAGGTYIEYLMRLQRKGQYIALTESRYKKVSETYDFKKNENMLNRLGYGLQGQLSLGYSFKKWTFYGTCNYQYGLSDISIANTNKNMQKTIQSYMIAAGTSYQFN; translated from the coding sequence ATGGGATATACTTATAGTAATCTCAATGCCAACCTGTCTAATTTAGTGGAATCGAAATATAGCGTAGGCTATGGTTTTGGTGCTAGTCTTACGGGAGAATATGCGATACGGAAACCGGTTTTTCTGAAAACAGCGGTATCGTTCCTGCAAAAAAACTACACGTTCAGGCGAACAGGTCGCCGACTCGGATGGTATACAAAATATTATAATGATTTCCTTTCGATACCTTTTCTGGTAGGTGTTACGGTATTGAGTTCCGCTGATAAAAGCCAGGGGGTATGGCTTAAAATAGCCGGTGGTACCTATATTGAGTATCTGATGCGTTTGCAACGGAAAGGACAGTATATAGCGCTAACCGAAAGTAGGTATAAAAAAGTTTCGGAGACGTATGATTTTAAAAAAAATGAAAATATGCTAAATCGGCTTGGTTATGGTTTGCAAGGGCAGTTAAGTCTGGGATATTCTTTTAAAAAGTGGACATTTTATGGGACCTGTAATTATCAGTATGGATTGTCTGATATCAGTATAGCTAACACGAATAAAAATATGCAAAAAACAATTCAATCTTATATGATTGCCGCCGGAACTTCTTATCAATTTAATTAA
- a CDS encoding S41 family peptidase, with product MYLKLYKKTAFVLGVLLAILIFNACELDDKYPISAPEQYTKDDVKSYADLFKVFWTVMDQRYSYFYEQKRKDGKGWDAIYNEYYPKFSALKTFGRSTDDKNEIDTDKVKAIHYFIDIINPIIDRHFFVKIRIPLNRYQYGVFRFRGGMKEQHANSYMFSSKLGYIKNYLGNDTICQKYTLIPGVKKSDLSITYLMGSVKKNPDIYYLTYDSFSLYLSDLTKFLSSKFLNDSNPNELGLRTRNIENNPLLGRITDLTVRENVKVLTRDIQSKWDAFIIAPELNVFRTQCRQFMATEIMSDDLLEAARSALIKYDELPVYYEEETYATVLTPESKPYIDWFISEMEQYIGNERNMNDFETAVIAVIERASFYQNLLNPLHKGTIKKLILDLRSNGGGALKDLQFFIERLVTKSTIWSYERTKEGNGRFDYTPWIPQKTKPHKLGGIPSNIPIAILTDNYSASMSEITVLLLKSQGNHVVSIGDYTYGATAGITSDPADFNGGVVGNIADNWFYFYMPFSAVKDVNGEIIEGVGIKPDIYVAPPTDAEVTQMENAPDTFVDRVMEAAVNHLSSK from the coding sequence ATGTATCTAAAATTATATAAAAAAACAGCTTTTGTTTTAGGAGTACTACTAGCGATACTGATTTTTAACGCTTGTGAACTGGATGATAAATATCCAATTAGCGCACCGGAACAGTATACTAAGGATGATGTTAAATCTTATGCAGATCTTTTCAAAGTATTCTGGACAGTTATGGATCAGCGTTACAGTTATTTTTATGAGCAAAAAAGAAAGGATGGCAAGGGTTGGGACGCTATTTACAATGAATATTATCCGAAATTTTCAGCTTTAAAAACTTTTGGCAGAAGTACAGACGATAAAAATGAAATCGATACTGACAAAGTTAAAGCCATACACTATTTTATCGATATTATAAATCCGATTATTGACAGGCATTTTTTTGTAAAGATAAGGATACCTTTAAATCGTTATCAGTATGGTGTTTTTAGATTTCGGGGTGGAATGAAAGAACAACACGCAAATAGTTATATGTTTTCATCGAAGCTTGGATATATAAAAAATTATTTAGGAAATGATACCATATGTCAGAAGTATACGCTGATACCGGGGGTAAAAAAGAGTGATCTTTCTATTACTTACCTGATGGGAAGTGTAAAAAAAAATCCGGATATCTATTATTTGACCTATGATTCGTTTTCACTGTATTTAAGCGACCTGACAAAATTTCTAAGCTCTAAATTTTTAAACGATAGCAATCCGAATGAATTGGGATTACGAACTCGTAACATTGAAAATAACCCTTTGCTGGGAAGAATCACAGATCTTACAGTTAGAGAAAATGTAAAAGTGCTTACTCGGGATATACAAAGTAAGTGGGACGCTTTTATAATAGCTCCGGAGTTAAATGTTTTCAGGACCCAGTGCAGACAGTTTATGGCAACGGAAATCATGTCTGACGATTTGTTGGAGGCTGCACGATCCGCATTGATCAAATATGATGAGCTGCCGGTTTATTATGAGGAGGAGACCTATGCCACTGTTCTGACTCCTGAAAGTAAGCCTTATATTGATTGGTTTATAAGTGAAATGGAGCAGTATATTGGAAATGAACGCAATATGAATGATTTTGAAACAGCCGTTATAGCTGTTATTGAGCGGGCTTCTTTTTATCAGAATCTTCTGAATCCATTGCATAAAGGAACGATTAAAAAGCTGATTCTTGATTTAAGAAGTAATGGTGGTGGAGCTTTAAAAGATTTACAATTTTTTATAGAACGTTTGGTCACAAAAAGTACTATATGGTCTTATGAAAGAACAAAAGAAGGAAATGGACGATTTGACTATACTCCCTGGATTCCACAAAAAACAAAACCTCATAAATTAGGCGGTATTCCGTCTAACATCCCTATTGCTATTTTGACCGATAATTATAGTGCCAGCATGTCGGAAATAACGGTGTTATTGCTGAAAAGTCAGGGGAATCATGTTGTTTCTATCGGAGATTATACTTATGGAGCAACAGCCGGTATTACATCCGATCCCGCAGATTTTAATGGTGGAGTCGTCGGTAATATAGCCGATAACTGGTTTTATTTTTATATGCCTTTTTCTGCTGTAAAAGATGTTAATGGTGAAATAATAGAAGGTGTCGGGATAAAACCAGACATCTATGTAGCACCTCCGACCGATGCTGAAGTAACACAGATGGAAAATGCTCCGGATACTTTTGTAGATCGGGTAATGGAAGCGGCTGTAAACCACCTGTCTTCAAAATAA
- a CDS encoding NAD(P)-dependent alcohol dehydrogenase, with translation MEKFNVKAYGTHAIEADLELLTIPRREATANDVEIDILYCGVCHSDLHTARNDWGGTVYPAVPGHEIVGKVTKVGSAVTKFKVGDLAAVGCLVDSCRECEHCKNDLEQYCIPGFTGTYNSPDKHLGLQTYGGYSEKVVVAEHFVLKVPENLDLAATAPLLCAGITTWSPLRHWKVGKDSKVAVVGLGGLGHMAIKLAKGLGAHVTLFSRSPKKEKDAFALGADEVIISTDDAQMDTVKGKFDLIIDTVPYVHDVNHYIPSLTVSGTIVLVGYLGNLEPMLNTVPMILGRKSVAGSVIGGIAETQELLDFCGKHNITSDIEIIKMQDINEAYERMLKSDVRYRFVIDMDSLKNK, from the coding sequence ATGGAAAAATTTAATGTAAAGGCATACGGTACCCATGCTATCGAAGCCGATTTGGAATTACTAACGATTCCGCGAAGAGAGGCTACGGCTAATGATGTTGAAATTGACATTTTGTACTGTGGTGTTTGCCATTCCGATTTACACACGGCTCGTAACGATTGGGGAGGTACGGTTTATCCGGCTGTTCCGGGACATGAGATCGTGGGAAAAGTTACAAAAGTAGGTAGTGCCGTAACCAAATTTAAAGTAGGCGATCTGGCGGCTGTAGGCTGTTTGGTGGATTCCTGCCGCGAATGTGAGCATTGTAAAAATGATCTGGAACAATACTGTATTCCGGGATTTACCGGAACATATAACAGTCCGGACAAACACCTAGGGCTACAGACCTATGGCGGCTATTCCGAAAAAGTTGTTGTTGCTGAACATTTTGTACTAAAAGTACCTGAAAATCTTGATCTTGCTGCCACTGCTCCATTACTTTGTGCCGGAATTACCACCTGGTCACCATTACGCCACTGGAAAGTAGGCAAAGACAGTAAAGTAGCGGTAGTTGGTTTAGGCGGATTGGGACATATGGCGATCAAACTGGCCAAAGGATTAGGAGCGCATGTTACCTTATTCTCCCGATCACCTAAAAAAGAAAAAGATGCTTTTGCTTTGGGTGCAGATGAAGTGATCATCTCAACAGATGACGCACAAATGGATACTGTAAAAGGCAAGTTCGATTTGATCATCGACACAGTTCCTTATGTTCATGATGTGAACCATTATATCCCGAGTCTAACCGTTAGCGGTACTATTGTATTAGTTGGTTATCTTGGAAATCTGGAACCGATGCTCAACACTGTTCCGATGATTTTGGGTCGAAAATCAGTTGCCGGTTCGGTTATTGGTGGAATCGCCGAAACTCAGGAATTACTGGATTTCTGTGGAAAACACAATATCACTTCCGATATTGAAATCATCAAAATGCAGGACATTAACGAAGCTTATGAACGGATGCTAAAAAGCGACGTACGCTACCGTTTTGTAATTGATATGGATTCGCTGAAAAACAAATAA
- a CDS encoding helix-turn-helix transcriptional regulator, with protein sequence MENIVRFDSVSEYNAYYNTDTRHPLVSVIDLSKSDKKITIRLNFGFYTIFLKDVKCGNLRYGCNYYDYQEGTLVFLAPGQVMGIENNGELYQPQGYALVFHPDLIRGTALGRHIDTYSFFSYEVHEALHLSENERKIIIDCFQKINQELEQPIDKHSKKLIVNTIELFLNYCVRFYDRQFITRDTAHKGILERFETVLNDYFQSDKPQTLGLPSVGYCAEQLFLSANYFGDLIKKETGKSAQEYIQSKVINTAKERMFDRHKSVSEIAYELGFKYPQHFSRSFKQHVGQSPNEYRIHNN encoded by the coding sequence ATGGAAAATATCGTACGATTTGATAGCGTAAGCGAATACAATGCCTATTACAATACGGATACCAGGCACCCGTTGGTAAGCGTAATCGACCTTTCGAAGTCGGATAAAAAGATTACTATCCGATTGAATTTTGGATTTTATACCATTTTTCTAAAAGATGTAAAGTGCGGAAATCTACGTTATGGTTGTAATTATTATGATTATCAGGAGGGAACTCTGGTTTTCCTTGCTCCCGGACAGGTTATGGGAATCGAAAATAACGGAGAATTATACCAGCCTCAGGGATATGCACTGGTTTTTCATCCGGATCTGATTCGCGGAACGGCATTGGGACGCCATATCGATACGTATAGCTTTTTTTCATATGAAGTACACGAAGCGCTGCATTTGTCTGAAAATGAACGGAAAATTATCATCGATTGTTTTCAAAAAATCAATCAGGAACTGGAACAACCTATCGATAAACACAGTAAAAAACTGATTGTAAATACAATCGAATTGTTCCTGAATTATTGCGTACGTTTTTACGACCGACAGTTTATTACCCGGGATACGGCTCATAAAGGAATATTGGAACGTTTTGAAACCGTACTGAACGACTATTTCCAATCGGACAAACCACAGACCTTAGGATTACCTTCTGTGGGATATTGTGCCGAGCAGTTGTTTTTATCGGCCAATTATTTTGGAGATCTGATCAAAAAAGAAACCGGTAAATCCGCTCAGGAATATATACAGTCAAAAGTGATCAATACTGCTAAGGAGCGAATGTTCGACCGGCATAAATCGGTGAGTGAGATTGCTTATGAATTGGGATTCAAATATCCGCAACATTTTAGCCGGTCATTTAAGCAACATGTAGGACAATCGCCTAACGAATACCGGATTCACAATAATTAA
- the nirK gene encoding copper-containing nitrite reductase, translating into MKTKRESVKRIYGVILIVMIVMIGCKETTPAKEHNSVALPEKIIADLTPPPMVPKPVANRKASKLIVNMEVKEMEGQMVDGVTYVYWTFGGSVPGSFIRTRIGDEVEFHLKNHPNNKLPHNIDLHAVTGSGGGATSSLVAPGHEKVFDFKCLNTGLYVYHCATAPVGMHIANGMYGLILVEPEGGLPAVDREYYVMQGDFYTKGDYGEPGVQPFDMTKAIRENPDYVVFNGKVGSLTGEHALTANVDETVRLFVGNGGPNLVSSFHVIGEIFDRVHIEGGSVINKDIQTTLIPAGGAAIVEFKVDVPGTFILVDHSIFRAFNKGTLGMLKVDGPEDKTIYSGTIQEGIYLPEGGTIQHLPTDKNTPKKNRVQTLDARITAGKNIYSRTCLPCHQSEGQGVVNVFPPLAKSDYLNKDVNRAIKTVLNGLSGTITVNGKTYKNIMTSLNLTDDEIADVLTYVYNNWNNNKTNVTTAMVKEQKTKKKE; encoded by the coding sequence ATGAAAACAAAGAGAGAAAGTGTTAAAAGGATTTATGGTGTAATCTTGATCGTTATGATAGTAATGATCGGTTGTAAAGAAACTACTCCGGCTAAAGAACATAACAGTGTTGCACTACCGGAAAAAATAATTGCCGACCTAACGCCACCACCAATGGTTCCGAAACCGGTGGCAAACAGAAAGGCTTCAAAGTTAATTGTCAACATGGAGGTAAAAGAAATGGAAGGGCAAATGGTCGATGGCGTTACCTATGTTTATTGGACGTTTGGAGGTTCGGTACCCGGTAGTTTTATCAGAACCCGAATTGGCGATGAAGTGGAGTTTCATTTAAAAAACCATCCGAATAATAAATTACCGCACAATATTGATTTACATGCTGTAACGGGTAGTGGTGGTGGAGCAACGTCCTCGCTGGTGGCACCCGGTCACGAAAAAGTATTTGATTTTAAATGTTTGAATACGGGTTTGTATGTCTACCATTGTGCAACGGCTCCTGTAGGAATGCATATAGCTAATGGGATGTATGGGTTGATATTGGTAGAACCGGAGGGAGGATTGCCAGCAGTTGACCGGGAATATTATGTTATGCAGGGTGATTTTTATACAAAAGGAGATTATGGTGAACCGGGCGTGCAGCCTTTTGATATGACAAAAGCGATTCGTGAAAATCCGGATTATGTCGTTTTTAACGGTAAAGTGGGATCTTTAACAGGAGAGCATGCACTAACAGCCAATGTTGATGAAACGGTTCGGTTGTTTGTAGGTAATGGAGGTCCGAATCTGGTGTCTTCATTCCATGTGATTGGTGAAATTTTTGATCGCGTTCATATTGAAGGAGGTAGTGTGATCAATAAGGATATTCAAACAACATTAATACCGGCAGGTGGAGCTGCTATTGTGGAGTTTAAAGTAGACGTGCCGGGAACATTTATTCTTGTGGATCATTCTATTTTCAGAGCTTTTAATAAAGGAACCCTGGGAATGTTAAAGGTAGATGGACCGGAAGATAAGACCATTTATTCGGGAACGATTCAGGAAGGGATTTACCTGCCGGAAGGAGGAACGATACAACATTTACCTACAGATAAAAACACACCGAAAAAAAACAGGGTGCAAACACTTGATGCGCGGATTACCGCAGGAAAAAACATATACAGCAGAACCTGCTTGCCTTGTCATCAATCGGAAGGACAGGGCGTAGTGAATGTCTTCCCGCCATTGGCAAAGTCGGACTATCTGAATAAGGATGTGAACAGAGCTATCAAAACGGTGCTGAATGGATTAAGCGGTACAATCACAGTAAATGGAAAAACATATAAAAATATAATGACCAGTCTGAACCTGACCGATGATGAAATTGCAGATGTTCTCACCTATGTTTACAACAACTGGAACAATAACAAAACAAACGTTACCACTGCGATGGTGAAAGAACAAAAGACAAAGAAGAAAGAATAA